From the Leptospira sp. WS60.C2 genome, one window contains:
- a CDS encoding glutamate-5-semialdehyde dehydrogenase, translating to MPEDVSLYAKTIATNAKQASRALKKLTTIQKNAVLARVEELILAHENEIIEKNKIDLQNGREKNLSAAMMDRLLLDSKRIKWMAKSIEDIRNLPDPVGEVVRGTILPNGLELLTKRVPIGVVMTIFESRPNVIVDIASLSFKSGNACILRGGSEAFHSNQILSSLFHKAIEEAKLEGVSKEVVSFVDNTSREAMVPFFQLDDLIDVIVPRGGEALIRFVTENSKIPVIKHDKGVTNLYLSHHANPTIVLPILLNSKLQRPGVCNALENLFIHKEFPNLNSLLEELKRGGVELLGDESAIKIDPSLTKATEEDFYTEFLDRRLSIRIVDSVEDAIQNIQKYSSGHTECILSEDVSEIQAFRDGLDSAAIFVNCSTRFHDGGEYGLGAEVGISTGKLHVRGPMGLIHLTTTTTYVTGKGQVRG from the coding sequence ATGCCAGAAGATGTTTCCTTATACGCAAAAACGATTGCTACGAATGCTAAACAAGCAAGCCGAGCTCTAAAAAAACTCACAACAATTCAAAAGAATGCAGTTTTAGCTAGAGTCGAAGAACTCATATTAGCCCATGAAAATGAGATCATTGAAAAAAACAAAATCGATCTTCAAAATGGAAGAGAAAAAAACTTAAGTGCTGCCATGATGGATCGCCTACTCCTTGATTCCAAACGAATCAAATGGATGGCTAAAAGTATCGAAGACATTCGGAACCTCCCTGACCCCGTAGGTGAAGTGGTTCGAGGCACTATCTTACCCAATGGACTAGAGCTTTTGACAAAACGAGTTCCCATTGGTGTAGTCATGACCATTTTTGAATCAAGACCCAATGTGATAGTCGACATTGCTTCCCTTTCGTTTAAGTCAGGCAATGCATGCATTTTACGTGGTGGAAGTGAGGCCTTTCATTCCAACCAAATTCTTTCCTCACTATTTCATAAGGCAATTGAAGAAGCAAAACTGGAAGGCGTTTCGAAAGAAGTAGTGAGTTTTGTCGACAATACAAGTCGGGAAGCAATGGTTCCTTTTTTTCAATTGGATGATTTGATAGATGTGATTGTTCCTAGAGGTGGAGAAGCTCTCATTCGTTTCGTTACGGAAAACAGCAAGATACCTGTCATCAAACACGATAAAGGTGTTACAAACCTTTATTTATCACACCATGCAAATCCTACAATTGTTTTGCCAATTTTACTCAATTCAAAATTACAAAGACCTGGTGTTTGTAATGCTCTTGAGAATTTATTCATCCATAAAGAGTTTCCGAATCTCAATTCCTTGTTAGAGGAATTAAAAAGAGGAGGAGTGGAACTCTTGGGAGATGAATCTGCAATCAAAATAGATCCATCCTTAACAAAAGCAACGGAAGAAGATTTTTATACCGAGTTTTTGGATAGAAGACTCAGCATTAGAATCGTAGATTCCGTGGAAGATGCGATCCAAAACATTCAAAAATACAGTTCGGGTCATACAGAGTGTATTCTCTCTGAAGATGTATCCGAAATTCAAGCCTTCCGAGACGGGCTCGATAGTGCCGCCATCTTTGTGAATTGTTCGACAAGGTTTCATGATGGTGGTGAGTACGGCCTTGGAGCAGAAGTTGGTATATCCACAGGAAAACTTCACGTACGCGGACCCATGGGACTCATTCACCTAACAACGACAACAACCTATGTAACAGGGAAAGGTCAAGTGAGAGGATAA
- a CDS encoding nicotinate-nicotinamide nucleotide adenylyltransferase, which yields MDVLLFGGSFNPPHIGHRHVVLSLIKQFPKSKVYICPNFISPFKISETKFSKDEIWSLCNSEFAPLLSKSVILWDEEIKKDIVSYTIDTLQTLKVLEPNASISLVIGEDNLRSFKEWKSYQMILEQIRFLVVIRRITEFPKPIPCPNEIDSEKLVILDNPILTVSSREIRNGSENDWKKYLLPNTIELLKSFHSTKKMQRTKQYE from the coding sequence ATGGACGTTTTATTGTTTGGAGGAAGTTTTAATCCCCCTCACATTGGCCACCGGCATGTGGTTCTTTCCCTGATAAAACAATTCCCTAAATCCAAAGTTTATATTTGTCCCAATTTTATTTCTCCTTTCAAAATCTCTGAAACAAAATTCTCGAAAGACGAGATTTGGTCTTTATGTAATTCCGAATTCGCACCATTGTTATCTAAATCAGTTATCTTATGGGATGAAGAAATAAAAAAAGACATAGTAAGTTACACGATTGATACCCTTCAGACATTAAAAGTTTTAGAACCGAATGCTTCCATATCGCTTGTCATTGGTGAGGACAATTTGCGTTCTTTCAAAGAATGGAAATCCTACCAAATGATTCTTGAGCAAATCCGCTTTCTTGTGGTGATCAGACGAATCACAGAATTTCCAAAACCAATCCCTTGTCCAAATGAAATCGACTCCGAAAAACTTGTAATTTTGGACAATCCGATTCTTACCGTGAGTAGTCGTGAAATTAGAAATGGCTCAGAGAATGATTGGAAAAAATACCTTTTGCCGAACACGATCGAACTTCTAAAATCATTCCATTCCACTAAAAAAATGCAAAGAACCAAACAATATGAATAG
- the yqeK gene encoding bis(5'-nucleosyl)-tetraphosphatase (symmetrical) YqeK, with protein MNRQDQKSWVEWITFFQEEVPKHVTETRWEHIQRVAMYAEDLAIQHSYPEPKKAFLAGLCHDITKQKKADIHHELFSSYGLNTDGIPFQALHAYSAPLFIEKNYGLYDKEIASAIQNHTLGNPNPSLLDQILYAADFLGSDYCQRQTELSDWIQKTLENLHFGIFMKAFQTISFLMEKKEVIHPHTFLTYNGALKSLKENR; from the coding sequence ATGAATAGGCAAGACCAAAAATCATGGGTTGAATGGATTACTTTTTTTCAAGAAGAAGTTCCAAAGCATGTAACCGAAACTAGATGGGAACATATCCAACGAGTAGCGATGTATGCTGAAGATCTGGCAATACAACACTCCTATCCAGAACCCAAAAAAGCATTCTTAGCAGGTTTATGCCATGATATTACGAAACAAAAAAAAGCGGACATACATCACGAACTTTTTTCTTCGTATGGGCTGAATACAGATGGAATTCCTTTCCAAGCTCTTCATGCGTATTCAGCTCCCCTATTTATTGAAAAAAACTACGGTTTGTATGACAAAGAAATCGCATCCGCCATTCAAAATCATACGCTAGGAAATCCAAATCCTTCCCTACTTGACCAAATTCTTTATGCTGCCGATTTTTTAGGTTCTGATTATTGCCAAAGACAAACTGAACTTTCCGATTGGATTCAAAAAACGTTAGAAAACCTACATTTTGGTATTTTTATGAAGGCGTTCCAAACGATTTCGTTTCTTATGGAAAAAAAAGAAGTCATCCATCCTCATACTTTTTTAACTTACAATGGTGCATTGAAATCTCTTAAGGAAAACAGATAA